In a genomic window of Zingiber officinale cultivar Zhangliang chromosome 9B, Zo_v1.1, whole genome shotgun sequence:
- the LOC122024755 gene encoding dof zinc finger protein DOF1.6-like: MGMETGESRRRRTAQGDPAPAAGGGRERCPRCESRDTKFCYYNNYNMSQPRHFCKSCRRYWTLGGTLRNVPIGGATRKRLRPTPASEFRPLPPPPSQQQPPSADTVATSDLPACRSSSLFPGAAAGLLGMDEAFLPSRGRFALGLGLGLGCGAARETAEEMGFGSLGHHAMLWSHPLLDEPEDAWRVGSAGTGGNLAWPDLGRAMSTPACRGGFPAREFN; the protein is encoded by the coding sequence ATGGGGATGGAGACGGGCGAGTCGCGGCGGCGGCGGACGGCGCAGGGAGATCCAGCGCCGGCCGCGGGAGGCGGAAGGGAGCGGTGCCCGCGGTGCGAGTCGCGGGACACCAAGTTTTGTTACTACAACAACTACAACATGTCGCAGCCCCGGCACTTCTGCAAGTCGTGCCGCCGCTACTGGACGCTCGGCGGCACGCTGCGCAACGTCCCCATAGGCGGCGCCACCCGCAAGCGCCTCCGTCCCACGCCGGCTTCAGAGTTCCGACCCCTCCCCCCGCCGCCTTCGCAGCAGCAGCCGCCCTCGGCAGACACAGTGGCAACCTCCGATTTACCGGCCTGCCGCAGCAGCTCGCTGTTCCCCGGCGCCGCCGCTGGGCTTCTCGGGATGGACGAGGCTTTCCTCCCCAGCCGGGGTAGGTTCGCGCTGGGTCTCGGGCTCGGGCTCGGGTGCGGCGCGGCCAGGGAGACGGCGGAGGAGATGGGCTTTGGCAGCCTGGGCCACCATGCAATGCTGTGGTCCCACCCACTTCTCGACGAACCAGAAGACGCGTGGCGAGTGGGGAGCGCCGGCACCGGCGGGAACTTGGCGTGGCCGGACCTTGGTCGTGCCATGTCCACTCCAGCCTGTCGAGGCGGCTTTCCGGCGAGGGAGTTCAACTAA
- the LOC122024754 gene encoding pentatricopeptide repeat-containing protein At2g22070-like: protein MAMAALLSFHSLSNSAFSHPEPLQSHLSSLPKLQIAVKISAFLPAPRPNVRAAALAEIAASPDAIATNSELESLCKEGSIESAFQLLDETARRGAPIPPATLLLLLRSCADTRSIDLLRRARRRAMSTPLGSTKPFVDQVAALCCKLGGAEEARIVFDEMPVRRSRRRRGSRGGSGGGGGEADPKRREAYEKVRRLHEEMRAAGYVPDTRFVLHDVDEEAKAQALMYHSERLAIAYGLVCTPPGTTLRVMKNLRICGDCHTAVKLISKLEGREIIVRDNKRFHHFRDGACSCRDYW, encoded by the coding sequence ATGGCGATGGCTGCTCTTCTCAGCTTCCACTCCCTCTCCAATTCCGCCTTCTCCCATCCAGAACCTCTCCAATCGCATCTCTCCTCCCTTCCCAAACTTCAAATTGCGGTAAAGATCTCGGCTTTTCTACCTGCGCCTCGACCAAATGTTCGCGCCGCCGCTCTCGCCGAGATTGCTGCGTCGCCAGATGCGATCGCCACCAACTCCGAACTTGAAAGCTTGTGCAAAGAAGGGAGCATCGAGTCCGCCTTCCAACTTCTCGACGAAACGGCCAGAAGAGGCGCCCCAATTCCACCCGCGACCCTCCTCCTGCTCCTTCGCTCATGCGCGGACACGCGGTCGATCGACCTCCTCAGGCGTGCCCGTCGTAGAGCGATGAGCACTCCCTTGGGATCCACCAAACCCTTCGTCGACCAAGTCGCCGCCTTGTGCTGCAAGCTCGGCGGCGCCGAGGAGGCTCGCATCGTGTTCGACGAAATGCCTGTGAGAAGAAGCCGTCGCCGGAGGGGCAGCAGGGGCggaagcggcggcggcggcggcgaggcGGATCCCAAGAGGCGGGAGGCGTACGAGAAAGTGCGGCGGCTGCACGAGGAGATGAGGGCGGCAGGGTACGTGCCGGACACCCGGTTCGTGCTCCACGACGTCGACGAGGAGGCGAAGGCGCAGGCCCTGATGTACCACAGCGAGCGCCTGGCCATCGCCTACGGCCTTGTCTGCACACCGCCGGGCACGACGCTACGCGTGATGAAGAACCTCCGCATCTGCGGCGACTGCCATACCGCGGTGAAGCTCATCTCGAAGCTGGAGGGAAGGGAGATCATCGTGCGGGACAACAAGCGCTTCCACCACTTCAGGGACGGCGCCTGCTCCTGCAGAGATTACTGGTGA